In Cotesia glomerata isolate CgM1 linkage group LG1, MPM_Cglom_v2.3, whole genome shotgun sequence, one genomic interval encodes:
- the LOC123267549 gene encoding uncharacterized protein LOC123267549 isoform X1, giving the protein MGVASCSSNNQRCAAKPRCRDLYPANLLKMPEEQKSTSTTTGNVTAAENGTGVTHSPSKSPMIRGKMALAKITLLDGTTKDFSIERKAKGHELLDKICASINLIEKDYFGLIYEDKYDPRNWLDLERRITKFIKSEPWKFNFEVKFYPPDPAQLQEDITRYQLCLQIRNDIITGRLACSFVTHALLGSYLVQSEVGDYDPQEHGRDYLKDFKFAPNQTSELVEKVMDLHKTHKGQTPAEAELHYLENAKKLAMYGVDLHPAKDSEGVDIMLGVCSSGLLVHRDRLRINRFAWPKILKISYKRHNFYIKIRPGEFEQYESTIGFKLANHRAAKKLWKVCVEHHTFFRLMSPEPVKKVGLLPHLGSRFRYSGRTHYETKKIPIERQPPQFERSLSGRRLTSRSMDALGGSQTVETYGSEPSKRHTMSYEPEMIPDMEHIDQRPSPIKKQKDKLTRKTSIGTTSASSASSLEGEYDAERAEKKPVGGIAVLPPAGGELTSKKKKDKQNENEKENYNDLNKSELINDSTSGDNKKLKEKASPEKRDKKEKIKIPVGGFLFGKRDKDSNKTQKQTKNNKEVDESIGDADSNISVSSRQPQPIEPIKEVTSGKKSPAYTKTYDYEETPSSPSKKKSYVPHGFSYEDRAASPESNNQQLLPGESKKATGLAFNYAPGEDKKVVESAAEKRKTKDISPNKITSTPPPPPPPPLLQQTQQPQQPTTGLRTPGINYVESAGLKEQQQQKQESIPSLNDKTGSAALIAKEQYGNLTSSVNPDIIIPKNVDSQKEYLILPLPEGTNFIGGMIYVKDKLYDQNSLGPEFNKILQGKLYGKDDKLIKKSDFGPQGSYIVNGIITGKDGKPLNQKIPSADSSNNNYYLNNGIIYCESGIKNNGEPQPLNNYYLGPKNCLIKEGKVIGKNGKTVTIDNIGGSNGGSIKDGLIFSDDGKPLTRGSYGTDGNYIVGGIVCSPNGKVINQIAILPDSTYISDGLIYGRDGKLLSSGDLGREGNYITEGKVYAKDGKPVKNEIFSSDGSIIKDGIVYTKDGKLLNQASLLPSGAYLKDGKVIYKDGKSIKHSFYKTDGSFVKDGIIYAKDGKPLNQIPYLIDGHFIKQGLIYDKNGLLLNQNLFKPDDTIIREGIIYGTDGKLLNNGYLGAPNNINNDCFIIKNGNIVDNKDGNLIKQELFQGSNAIQIKKGIIMGKNNKPLNQDSLIPEGAFIKQGKIYNRDGKLIKLSFFKPDGSFIKDGLIYGKDGKLLNLSSSIPDDCFISNGVIFDDMGIPLDKNPFGSDGSYVVSGLIYDKHGNVVKNGIFGSRGHKINNGIIIDKNGKPLTETTNNDLAIIDGKIVDKDGNPKNQGSLLPDNGCYIKQGIVYDKNDDPLKIGVFKTDGTYILDGLLHNFGGGLFNAGSKLPDGYYVKEGRLYGKDSKPLNHSSFGHDGCFIENGFIYDKDMKPLSRGTFGNDDSYIQNGSIFGSNGKPLNKKQTTTIKINYVRYGLVYGNDNKPILSQSFDDYGNTIKNGKIYDNNGKSLNKNSYIINNQQLKIKDGLIYDIINNKPFNYGALPVENCFIKNGRVFNKDGEPLTQESFGPEGLKVKEGVIIDKTGRPIKHTEFDSDGNFVKDGLIYNNNNGKLLEKTYTYITITMINKGLICDPSGKPITESPFGNDGSYINNGKIYQLNGKLYNKDVFGQDNGFIKDGIIYDKSGQPMEYNYQSKTKNISPHQTTTTTTTTPLKIKKTPVPVSTPTIVKTTTKQSVIKDQEGLIQNIEEKIEDLTPGGTGQITVNTQVNKAETQDDGRAPYMTATAVTTRTATMHEDLEKNQKTSQVEEKTVAHTTATSATRQEQRVVTQEVRTTSHVLSGEQLFSRRLSTSSSSSGDSGTPIDIDDDQRAFYNQYYQGDSAGIVATETHVFSGEPDSNVIATSTVPLVATETRKVALENEDGSYSATGEIVSSQTISSKTRTVETITYKTERDGVVETRVEQKITIQSDGDPIDHDRALAEAIQEATEMNPDMTVEKIEIQQQTTQ; this is encoded by the exons attaaaaatgcCAGAGGAACAAAAATCAACGAGTACCACTACTGGTAATGTTACGGCAGCTGAAAATGGAACAGGAGTTACTCATTCACCGAGTAAAAGTCCAATGATAAGAGGTAAAATGGCACTTGCTAAAATTACACTCCTTGATGGTACTACTAAAGATTTTTCAATAGag aGAAAAGCAAAAGGACATGAGCTTCTTGACAAAATATGTGCAAGtattaatttgattgaaaaggATTATTTTGGTCTTATTTATGAAGACAAATATGATCCAAGAAATTGGCTTGACTTGGAAAGAAGAATTACtaaattcataaaaa gtGAACCTTGGAAATTCAATTTTGAGGTGAAATTTTATCCACCAGACCCTGCTCAATTGCAGGAAGATATTACTCGGTACCAATTGTGTCTTCAAATTAGAAATGATATAATAACAGGACGATTAGCATGTTCATTTGTCACTCACGCTTTATTAGGGTCTTATTTAGTACAATCAGAAGTGGGCGATTATGATCCTCAAGAGCATGGCAgagattatttaaaagattttaaatttgCACCTAATCAAACATCTGAACTTGTTGAGAAAGTAATGGACCTTCACAAAACACacaa gGGTCAAACACCTGCTGAAGCAGAATTACATTACTTAGAGAATGCAAAAAAACTAGCAATGTATGGTGTTGATCTACATCCAGCAAAAGATTCAGAAGGAGTAGATATAATGCTCGGTGTTTGTTCTTCGGGACTTTTAGTTCACCGTGATAGACTGAGAATTAATCGATTTGCATggcctaaaatattaaaaatttcatataaaaggcataatttttatattaaaattcggCCAGGAGAATTTGAACAATATGAATCAACGATTGGTTTTAAATTAGCAAATCATCGAGCTGCCAAAAAATTATGGAAAGTTTGCGTGGAACATCATACTTTCTTCag ACTGATGAGTCCTGAGCCGGTGAAGAAGGTTGGATTGTTACCACACTTAGGATCACGATTTCGTTATTCTGGACGTACACATTacgaaactaaaaaaattcctatTGAAAGACAACCTCCACAATTTGAAAGATCACTGAGCGGTCGTCGTTTAACGTCTCGCAGTATGGACG cTTTAGGTGGGTCACAAACTGTTGAAACTTATGGCTCAGAACCAAGTAAACGTCATACAATGAGTTATGAACCTGAAATGATACCAGATATGGAACACATCGATCAAAGGCCTAgtccaataaaaaaacaaaaagataag CTTACTCGAAAAACAAGTATTGGAACAACATCGGCTAGCAGTGCCAGTAGCCTGGAAGGAGAATATGACGCGGAACGCGCCGAAAAG aAACCGGTCGGAGGTATTGCGGTATTACCGCCTGCCGGTGGTGAACTTACCAGTAAGAAGAAAAAGGATAAACagaatgaaaatgaaaaagaaaattacaatGATCTTAATAAATCAGAATTGATAAATGATAGCACGTCTggcgataataaaaaattaaaggagaAAGCAAGTCCAGAAAAGCGTGACAAAAAGGAGAAAATAAAG atTCCTGTCGGTGGATTTCTCTTTGGTAAACGAGATAAAGATTCAAATAAAACACAaaaacaaactaaaaataataaagaagttGATGAATCTATTGGTGATGCTGATTCAAATATTTCTGTATCATCAAGACAACCACAACCTATTGAACCAATAAAAGAAGTAACATCTGGAAAAAAATCACCAGCTTATACAAAGACTTATGATTATGAAGAAACGCCATCGTCaccaagtaaaaaaaaatcatacgtACCTCATGGTTTTTCATATGAAGATAGAGCAGCTTCACCAGAAAGTAATAATCAACAATTACTTCCTGGAGAAAGTAAAAAAGCTACTGGATTAGCGTTTAATTATGCTCCGGGTGAGGATAAAAAAGTTGTTGAGTCAGCGGCTGAAAAACGTAAAACCAAAGATATTTCACCGAATAAAATAACATCaacaccaccaccaccaccaccaccaccactaCTTCAACAAACTCAACAACCTCAACAACCGACTACAGGTTTGAGAACTCCAGGGATTAATTATGTTGAATCTGCAGGATTAAaagaacaacaacaacaaaaacaaGAATCAATACCAagtttaaatgataaaactgGATCAGCAGCACTTATTGCTAAAGAACAATATGGTAATTTAACATCATCTGTTAATCCCGATATAATTATACCCAAAAATGTAGATTCacaaaaagaatatttaatattaccaTTACCAGAAGGTACTAATTTTATTGGAGGTATGATTTACGTAAAAGATAAACTTTATGATCAAAATTCATTGGGGcctgaatttaataaaatattacaagGTAAATTATATGGAAaagatgataaattaataaaaaaaagtgattttggTCCACAAGGTTCATACATTGTTAACGGTATTATTACTGGTAAAGATGGAAAAccattaaatcaaaaaattcctAGTGCAGatagtagtaataataactattatttaaataatggaattatttattgtgaaagtggtattaaaaataatggtGAACCACAAccacttaataattattatttaggtcctaaaaattgtttaattaaagaagGTAAAGTTATTGGTAAAAATGGTAAAACAGTAACGATAGATAATATAGGAGGATCAAATGGTGGATCaataaaagatggtttaatatTTAGTGATGATGGTAAACCACTTACTCGTGGTTCTTACGGAACAGATGGTAATTATATTGTTGGTGGAATAGTATGTTCACCTAATGGAAAAGTTATTAATCAAATAGCCATTCTTCCGGATTCAACTTATATATCTGATGGTTTAATTTATGGTCGTGATGGTAAACTTTTGTCTAGTGGAGATCTTGGACGTGAAGGTAATTACATTACTGAAGGTAAAGTTTACGCCAAGGATGGTAAAcctgttaaaaatgaaatatttagttctgatGGTTCTATTATTAAAGATGGAATTGTTTATACTAAAgatggaaaattattaaatcaagcATCTTTACTACCCAGTGGTGCTTATTTAAAAGACGGCAAagttatttataaagatggtaaatcaataaaacattcattttataaaacaGATGGTAGTTTTGTCAAGGATGGAATTATTTATGCTAAAGATGGTAAACCTTTAAATCAAATTCCATATTTAATTGACGgtcattttattaaacaaggtttaatttatgataaaaatggattacttttaaatcaaaatctttttaaaCCTGATGATACGATTATTCGTGAAGGAATTATTTATGGAACAGatggtaaattattaaataacggTTATTTAGGAGCtcctaataatattaataatgattgttttattattaaaaatggtaatattgttgataataaagatggtaatttaataaaacaagaaTTATTTCAAGGATCTAATgctattcaaataaaaaaaggtaTTATAAtgggaaaaaataataaaccatTAAATCAAGATTCATTAATACCAGAAGGTGCATTCATAAAACaaggtaaaatttataatcgtgatggtaaattaataaaattatcattctTTAAACCAGATGGTAGTTTCATTAAAGATGGATTAATATATGGTAAAGatggtaaattattaaatttaagttcATCAATACCTGATGattgttttatttctaatggagttatttttgatgatatgGGAATTCCACTTGATAAAAATCCATTTGGATCGGATGGTTCATATGTTGTTTCTGgtttaatttatgataaacacGGTAATGTTGTTAAAAATGGAATATTTGGTTCACGTGggcataaaattaataatggtataattattgataaaaatggtAAACCACTAACAGAAACCACTAATAATGATCTAGCCATAATTGATGGTAAAATAGTTGATAAAGATGGTAATCCTAAAAATCAAGGATCATTATTACCAGACAATGGATGTTATATTAAACaaggaattgtatatgataaaaatgatgatcCACTTAAAATTGGTGTATTTAAAACTGATGGTACCTATATATTAGATGGATTATTACATAATTTTGGTGGTGGATTATTTAATGCTGGCAGTAAATTACCTGATGGATATTACGTTAAAGAAGGTAGACTTTATGGTAAAGATTCTAAACCATTAAATCACAGTTCATTTGGACATGATGGTTGTTTTATAGAAAATggttttatttatgataaagatATGAAACCATTGAGTCGTGGTACTTTTGGTAATGACGATAGTTATATTCAAAATGGTTCAATATTTGGATCTAATGGTAaaccattaaataaaaaacaaacaactactattaaaataaattatgtacgATATGGTTTAGTATACGGTAATGATAATAAACCTATTTTATCACAATCATTTGATGATTATGGtaatactattaaaaatggtaaaatttatgataataatggtaaatcattaaataaaaattcatatattatcaataatcaacagttaaaaattaaagatggtttaatttatgatattataaataataaaccatTTAATTATGGAGCATTACCAgttgaaaattgttttattaaaaatggacgagtttttaataaagatgGAGAACCGTTAACTCAAGAATCATTTGGCCCCGAGGGATTAAAAGTTAAAGAGGGTGTTATTATCGACAAAACTGGTAGACCTATTAAACATACTGAATTTGATTCTGATGGTAATTTTGTAAAAGATGgacttatttataataataataatggaaaattacttgaaaaaaCTTATACTTATATAACAATAACGATGATAAATAAAGGTTTAATTTGTGATCCCAGTGGTAAACCAATAACAGAAAGTCCATTTGGTAATGACGGTAgttatattaataatggtaaaatttatcaattaaatggTAAACTTTATAATAAAGATGTATTTGGACAAGACAATGGATTTATTAAAGAtggaattatttatgataaatctGGTCAACCAATGGAGTATAATTATCaatcaaaaactaaaaatatttctccTCATCaaactactactactactactacaactcctttgaaaataaaaaaaactcccGTACCAGTTAGTACACCTACTATTGTTAAAACTACAACTAAACAATCTGTAATAAAAGATCAAGAAGGATTAATccaaaatattgaagaaaaaattgaagatcTTACTCCCGGAGGTACAGGACAAATAACAGTAAATACACAAGTTAATAAG GCTGAAACTCAGGATGATGGTAGAGCTCCATATATGACAGCAACAGCTGTCACTACTCGTACTGCTACTATGCATGAAgatcttgaaaaaaatcagaaaaccAGTcag gTTGAAGAGAAAACAGTAGCACACACCACAGCGACTAGCGCTACTAGACAAGAACAACGAGTTGTTACTCAAGAAGTTAGAACTACAAGTCATGTGCTTTCCGGAGAACag CTCTTCTCACGACGATTGAGTACGTCCAGTTCAAGCAGCGGTGATTCGGGCACACCTATTGACATTGATGATGACCAACGTGCATTCTACAATCAGTATTACCag GGAGATTCAGCAGGAATAGTGGCAACAGAAACGCATGTATTTTCGGGTGAACCAGACAGCAATGTTATTGCAACTAGTACTGTACCATTGGTTGCAACTGAAACAAGAAAAGTGGCATTGGAAAATGAAGACGGCAGTTACAGTGCTACAGGTGAAATAGTTAGTTCTCAAACTATTTCTAGTAAAACTCGAACTGTAGAAACAATTACg tataAAACCGAACGAGATGGAGTAGTTGAAACTCGAGtagaacaaaaaataactattcAATCGGATGGTGATCCAATTGACCATGACAGAGCACTCGCTGAAGCTATACAAGAAGCAACAGAAATGAATCCTGATATGACAGTtgagaaaattgaaattcaaCAACAAACAActcaatag